Proteins from one Candidatus Woesearchaeota archaeon genomic window:
- a CDS encoding MMPL family transporter translates to MAKIYEKLLKKVAHFQVENPYLTVGIILVLSIMILGGVSQVKTVASLEQMMPKDVEEISAFNVLRDNDLGQDMIAIVIQTNRDSSDPNSIMDIRNKKVYEYTNELTKLVEREPDVIETYSYSKILDFYSQNSVNDENYYSLIDTQPIKTQLRNFINDDSTISIIIVTTDISADDSRMNLLSSKIKELISDVPPPRGTEIKLTGTPIIQQKLGELINADRTNTQWISLFFVFTITVIIFRSLSSALVPIIVVYTSINWLYGTMGYANLPISTLAGGVAAMVIGIGIDFSIHIINKFKYERKNGNSIKNSVELAITHTGKILTVTSLTTISAFLAFLIGAMPEMGKFGVLMAIGIGYSLVFSIFGLPALLIIEERFVYYLKSKFKFGIEGEFHLEENK, encoded by the coding sequence ATGGCTAAAATCTATGAAAAACTGTTGAAAAAAGTTGCACATTTTCAAGTTGAAAATCCGTACTTAACAGTTGGTATTATATTAGTTCTAAGTATAATGATACTTGGAGGAGTTTCTCAAGTGAAAACTGTTGCATCTCTTGAACAAATGATGCCTAAAGATGTTGAAGAAATCAGTGCATTTAATGTATTAAGAGACAATGATTTAGGTCAAGATATGATTGCAATAGTCATTCAAACAAATCGAGACTCTTCAGATCCAAACTCAATCATGGACATAAGAAACAAAAAAGTCTACGAATATACTAACGAACTAACCAAACTTGTAGAACGAGAACCTGATGTAATTGAAACATATTCCTATTCAAAAATTCTTGATTTCTATTCACAAAATTCTGTAAATGATGAAAACTATTATTCTTTAATTGATACTCAGCCAATAAAAACTCAACTTAGAAATTTTATTAATGATGATTCAACAATTAGTATAATAATAGTAACAACTGATATTAGTGCAGATGATTCAAGAATGAATCTTTTATCATCAAAGATTAAAGAACTAATCTCAGATGTTCCACCTCCAAGGGGAACTGAAATTAAATTAACTGGAACTCCAATAATTCAACAAAAATTAGGAGAACTAATTAATGCAGATAGGACAAACACACAATGGATTTCATTATTTTTTGTATTTACAATTACAGTTATAATATTTAGATCTCTAAGCAGTGCTCTTGTCCCAATAATTGTCGTATACACAAGTATCAATTGGCTATACGGAACTATGGGTTATGCAAACTTACCTATATCAACACTTGCAGGTGGAGTTGCAGCAATGGTAATTGGAATAGGAATTGATTTTTCAATTCATATAATAAACAAATTTAAATATGAAAGAAAAAATGGAAATTCAATAAAAAATTCAGTTGAACTTGCAATAACACATACTGGAAAGATATTAACTGTAACTTCATTAACTACAATCTCAGCATTCCTTGCATTTTTAATTGGAGCTATGCCAGAGATGGGTAAATTTGGAGTATTAATGGCAATAGGAATTGGATACTCTTTAGTATTTTCAATATTTGGCCTACCAGCTCTTCTAATAATTGAAGAAAGATTCGTCTATTATTTAAAATCCAAATTCAAATTTGGAATTGAGGGTGAATTTCATCTGGAGGAGAATAAATGA
- a CDS encoding DUF1653 domain-containing protein, protein MEAIVRLGKYKHFKGFICTVIGIGRHSETMEKMVVYTHANNDGEDEMWVRPVTIFLSKKRVDGELVDRFVYIGE, encoded by the coding sequence ATGGAAGCTATTGTAAGATTAGGAAAGTATAAACATTTTAAAGGATTTATTTGTACTGTTATAGGTATTGGGAGACATTCTGAAACTATGGAGAAAATGGTTGTATACACACATGCAAATAATGATGGAGAGGATGAGATGTGGGTAAGACCTGTTACTATTTTTTTATCTAAAAAAAGAGTTGATGGTGAACTTGTTGATAGGTTTGTATATATTGGTGAATAA
- a CDS encoding tyrosine-type recombinase/integrase — protein MDNSLHLKKIETELKLRGFSPQTIKMYKLYNRHFLVYIEKDPKEIVEDDVKLYLSEKLGKGLSARSIALIKSAIVFYYNEILGNKFEIKTPKIKKSVPIVLSKEELTKLFDSVVNRQHKLILKLYYSSGLRLSEATSLRKKDLDFNENVIWIRDGKGGKDRMSILSTGISKDLAEFTKYKKDKDFVFVNKKGDPLSPRSVQMIIEKAKLKADISKEVHIHTLRHSFATHLLEAGVDIRKIQELLGHSSLETTQIYAQVSSKELKKIKSPLD, from the coding sequence ATGGATAATTCTTTACATCTTAAAAAAATTGAGACTGAACTTAAATTAAGAGGTTTTTCTCCACAAACTATTAAGATGTATAAACTTTATAATAGACATTTTTTAGTATATATTGAAAAGGATCCTAAAGAAATTGTTGAAGATGATGTCAAATTGTATTTATCTGAAAAATTAGGTAAAGGTCTTTCTGCTAGGAGTATTGCACTTATTAAGTCTGCAATTGTATTTTATTATAATGAGATTTTAGGGAATAAATTTGAGATTAAAACGCCAAAAATTAAGAAGTCAGTTCCTATTGTCTTATCAAAGGAAGAACTTACAAAATTATTTGATTCAGTTGTAAATCGACAACATAAGCTGATTTTGAAATTATATTATTCTTCAGGGCTTCGTTTGTCTGAAGCTACTAGTCTTAGGAAAAAAGATTTAGATTTTAATGAGAATGTTATCTGGATTAGAGATGGTAAGGGTGGAAAAGATAGGATGTCTATATTATCAACTGGAATTTCCAAGGACTTAGCTGAATTTACGAAGTATAAGAAAGATAAAGATTTTGTCTTTGTGAATAAAAAGGGAGACCCACTTAGTCCTAGAAGTGTTCAAATGATTATTGAAAAGGCAAAACTTAAAGCTGATATTTCAAAAGAGGTTCATATTCATACATTAAGACATTCGTTTGCAACTCATTTACTCGAGGCTGGAGTTGATATTAGAAAAATTCAAGAATTACTAGGACATTCATCTCTTGAAACTACTCAAATTTATGCTCAGGTTTCATCAAAAGAACTAAAGAAAATTAAGAGTCCTCTAGATTAG
- a CDS encoding AAA family ATPase, with protein MDLSKFGVEVKDDKPKSIEDTNLEVDFDKIRVDYFSKDEERYLPWFLKYQLKNFDDMIVTSEIKKIIDFIEKFKPGRGLLLYGPAGSGKTTTLNLVGEKYDYEVFEVNASDSRNKNSIDSSIGDVIKQKSLFGKEKLLLIDEVDGVSGSNDRGGVAEIVKHLKASRYPMVFTANDIDSDKIKALKKQCLVVDFVNNSKELLVGIGERILISENVSYDKKELEEFVDLRETSDIRGFINDIQANVINKKFILNDDLEIRDYKKKIEGLMDKIYFSYPEDSVRSTFNSDVNLDDLFLYLEENTPNVYAKGALIQAFNEIAKADVFRGRIMKWQYWRFLVYVNFYLTFGVSTCKGSPKKSIYKKNQRILKKWIYGNQVNALRGRTKIEKKNDVPLRFIEKLSKLYSCSVVRCRKRDLFYFAMQYQNDKEFAKAMDEKLEIDDATRKALRSL; from the coding sequence ATGGATCTATCTAAATTTGGTGTTGAGGTTAAGGATGATAAACCTAAGAGTATAGAGGACACTAATTTAGAGGTTGATTTTGATAAGATTAGAGTAGATTATTTTTCTAAAGATGAAGAAAGGTATTTACCTTGGTTTCTGAAATATCAGCTTAAAAATTTTGATGATATGATAGTTACTTCTGAGATTAAAAAGATTATTGATTTTATTGAAAAATTTAAACCTGGTAGAGGTCTCTTACTTTATGGTCCTGCTGGAAGTGGTAAAACTACTACTCTTAATTTGGTTGGAGAAAAATATGATTATGAAGTTTTTGAAGTTAATGCTTCTGATAGTCGTAATAAAAATTCTATTGATTCTAGTATTGGTGATGTAATTAAACAAAAATCTTTGTTTGGGAAAGAAAAGTTACTTTTAATTGATGAGGTTGATGGTGTTTCTGGAAGTAATGATAGAGGAGGTGTTGCAGAGATTGTTAAACATTTGAAAGCTTCTAGGTATCCAATGGTTTTTACTGCAAATGATATTGATTCGGACAAGATTAAAGCATTAAAGAAACAATGTTTAGTGGTTGATTTTGTTAATAATTCTAAAGAGCTTTTGGTTGGGATTGGTGAGAGAATATTGATTAGCGAGAATGTTTCTTATGATAAAAAAGAGTTAGAAGAGTTTGTTGATCTTCGTGAGACTTCAGATATTCGTGGTTTTATTAACGATATTCAAGCGAATGTGATTAATAAAAAATTTATATTGAATGATGATTTAGAAATTCGTGATTATAAGAAAAAGATAGAAGGTTTGATGGATAAAATTTATTTTTCATATCCTGAAGATAGTGTTAGAAGTACTTTTAATTCTGATGTTAATTTAGATGATTTATTTTTATATTTGGAAGAAAATACGCCTAATGTTTATGCAAAGGGAGCGCTTATTCAAGCATTTAATGAGATTGCGAAAGCTGATGTTTTTAGAGGAAGAATTATGAAATGGCAGTATTGGAGATTTTTAGTTTATGTTAATTTCTATTTGACATTTGGAGTTTCTACTTGTAAGGGTTCTCCTAAGAAAAGTATTTACAAAAAAAATCAAAGAATACTTAAGAAATGGATTTATGGGAATCAAGTAAATGCTCTTCGTGGGAGAACAAAAATTGAGAAGAAGAATGATGTGCCTTTAAGGTTTATTGAAAAACTTTCAAAGCTTTATTCTTGTTCAGTTGTTAGATGTAGAAAAAGGGATTTGTTTTATTTTGCAATGCAGTATCAAAATGATAAGGAGTTTGCAAAAGCAATGGATGAGAAGTTAGAAATTGATGATGCAACTAGAAAAGCTTTGAGAAGTTTGTGA